One genomic segment of Actinoplanes ianthinogenes includes these proteins:
- a CDS encoding nuclear transport factor 2 family protein, with protein sequence MSDFDTMIDRYLAVWNETDPAARQAAIADLFTEDVRYVDPIAAVRGRDQLNGLIGAVHQQFPGLVFSPGDTLDAHHDQVRFTWNLGQPGGDEPLVVGFDVAERDESGRIHQVLGFIDKAPAGA encoded by the coding sequence ATGAGCGACTTCGACACCATGATCGACCGGTACCTGGCGGTCTGGAACGAGACCGACCCGGCGGCCCGGCAGGCCGCGATCGCCGACCTGTTCACCGAGGACGTGCGTTACGTCGACCCGATCGCGGCGGTCCGCGGGCGGGACCAGCTGAACGGGCTGATCGGGGCGGTGCACCAGCAGTTCCCGGGGCTGGTGTTCAGCCCGGGGGACACCCTCGACGCGCACCACGACCAGGTGCGGTTCACCTGGAATCTGGGGCAGCCGGGTGGGGACGAGCCGCTGGTGGTCGGCTTCGACGTGGCCGAGCGGGACGAGTCCGGGCGGATCCACCAGGTGCTCGGCTTCATCGACAAGGCGCCGGCCGGCGCCTGA
- a CDS encoding SDR family oxidoreductase, with protein sequence MDLGLADRVFILTGASRGLGFATAQALVADGARVVISSRNPDKVADALAELGAGPDAVGVTADLTDPGTPRELVDVATERFGRLDGALISVGGPAPGSAASMSDDQWRAAFETVFLGSIRAARTFAAALPEGGAIGLVLSTSVKTPLAGLGISSGLRPGLAMAAKDMADEFGPRGIRVLGLLPGRFMTDRNRELFQATGDPATAASEVAAAIPVRRIGEPPEFGRVAAFLLSPAAGYVTGCVVPIDGGALRSL encoded by the coding sequence ATGGATCTCGGGCTGGCTGATCGCGTCTTCATCCTCACCGGCGCCTCACGCGGACTCGGCTTCGCCACCGCGCAGGCGCTCGTCGCCGACGGGGCGCGAGTGGTGATCTCCTCGCGCAACCCGGACAAGGTCGCCGACGCGCTGGCCGAGCTCGGCGCCGGGCCGGACGCGGTGGGGGTGACCGCCGATCTGACCGACCCCGGCACCCCGCGTGAGCTGGTCGATGTCGCCACCGAGCGGTTCGGCCGGCTGGACGGCGCACTGATCTCGGTGGGTGGCCCGGCGCCCGGCTCCGCCGCCAGCATGAGCGACGACCAGTGGCGGGCCGCGTTCGAGACGGTCTTCCTGGGCTCGATCCGGGCGGCTCGCACGTTCGCGGCGGCGCTGCCCGAGGGCGGCGCGATCGGCCTGGTCCTCTCCACGTCGGTGAAGACGCCGCTGGCCGGGCTGGGCATCTCCAGCGGTCTGCGGCCCGGCCTGGCGATGGCGGCCAAGGACATGGCCGACGAGTTCGGTCCGCGCGGCATCCGGGTGCTGGGCCTGCTGCCCGGCCGCTTCATGACCGACCGGAACAGGGAGTTGTTCCAGGCCACCGGCGATCCGGCGACCGCGGCGTCCGAGGTGGCGGCGGCGATCCCGGTGCGGCGGATCGGGGAGCCGCCGGAGTTCGGGCGGGTGGCGGCGTTCCTGCTCTCCCCGGCGGCGGGTTACGTGACGGGCTGCGTGGTGCCGATCGACGGCGGCGCGCTGCGCTCCCTGTGA
- the acnA gene encoding aconitate hydratase AcnA, whose amino-acid sequence MTVASLDTFGAKSELRVGDASYEIFTIDKVKGHDRLPYSLKILLENLLRTEDGANITADHINALGNWDQNADPSVEIQFTPARVLMQDFTGVPCVVDLATMREAVKDLGGDAGKVNPLAPAELVIDHSVIADLFGREDAFQRNVELEYQRNKERYQFLRWGQTAFNEFKVVPPGTGIVHQVNIEYLARTIMERNGQAYPDTVVGTDSHTTMVNGLGVLGWGVGGIEAEAAMLGQPVSMLIPRVVGFKLSGEAPAGTTATDLVLTITEMLRKHGVVSKFVEFYGPGVSAVPLANRATIGNMSPEYGSTVAIFPIDEQTIDYLKLTGRTEQQVALVEAYAKRQGLWLDPNAEPDYSEKLELDLSTIVPSLAGPKRPQDRVLLSEAKDAFRDALPNYAAPHGHADEASEESFPASDSPANGVDDEADKPHLFSAALGAAGRTSKPTRVKGDDGVEYELDHGAVVIAAITSCTNTSNPQVMIGAALLAKKAVEKGLTRKPWVKTTLAPGSKVVSDYYDRSGLTPYLDKIGFNLVGYGCTTCIGNSGPLPEEISAAINENDLTAVSVLSGNRNFEGRINPDVKMNYLASPPLVVAYALAGSMDIDITTEPLGTGSDGKPVYLSDIWPSAQEIDEVIAQAIGAEGFSTAYQDVFAGDEQWQSLPTPTGDTFAWAEDSTYVRKPPYFEGMAAEPAPVADITGARVLAKLGDSVTTDHISPASSIKADSPAGKYLTEHGVPRAEFNSYGSRRGNHEVMIRGTFANIRLRNQLVPGVEGGFTVNHLTGEQTTIYDASVAYKEAGVPLVILAGKEYGSGSSRDWAAKGTMLLGVRAVIAESYERIHRSNLIGMGVLPLQFPQGQNAESLGLTGTETFSFAGVTELNDGTTPRTVKVTTDTGIAFDAVVRIDTPGEADYYRNGGILQYVLRKMLRG is encoded by the coding sequence ATGACGGTGGCCAGCCTCGACACCTTTGGTGCGAAGAGCGAGCTGCGCGTCGGAGACGCGAGCTACGAGATTTTCACGATCGACAAGGTGAAGGGGCACGATCGCCTGCCCTACTCCTTGAAGATCCTCCTGGAGAACCTGCTGCGTACTGAGGACGGCGCGAACATCACCGCCGACCACATCAACGCGCTCGGCAACTGGGACCAGAACGCTGACCCCAGCGTGGAGATCCAGTTCACCCCGGCACGGGTGCTGATGCAGGACTTCACCGGTGTCCCCTGCGTGGTCGACCTGGCCACCATGCGGGAGGCCGTCAAGGACCTGGGCGGCGACGCCGGCAAGGTCAACCCCCTCGCCCCGGCCGAGCTGGTCATCGACCACTCGGTGATCGCCGACCTGTTCGGCCGCGAGGACGCGTTCCAGCGCAACGTCGAGCTGGAGTACCAGCGGAACAAGGAGCGTTACCAGTTCCTGCGCTGGGGCCAGACCGCGTTCAACGAGTTCAAGGTCGTCCCGCCGGGCACCGGCATCGTGCACCAGGTCAACATCGAGTACCTGGCCCGCACGATCATGGAGCGCAACGGCCAGGCGTACCCGGACACCGTGGTCGGCACCGACTCGCACACCACCATGGTCAACGGCCTGGGCGTGCTGGGCTGGGGCGTCGGCGGCATCGAGGCCGAGGCCGCGATGCTCGGCCAGCCGGTCAGCATGCTGATCCCGCGGGTCGTCGGCTTCAAGCTGTCCGGCGAGGCGCCGGCCGGCACCACCGCCACCGACCTGGTCCTGACCATCACCGAGATGCTGCGCAAGCACGGTGTGGTCAGCAAGTTCGTCGAGTTCTACGGCCCCGGCGTGAGCGCCGTGCCGCTGGCGAACCGGGCCACCATCGGCAACATGTCGCCGGAGTACGGCTCGACCGTCGCGATCTTCCCGATCGACGAGCAGACCATCGACTACCTCAAGCTGACCGGCCGCACCGAGCAGCAGGTCGCGCTCGTCGAGGCGTACGCGAAGCGGCAGGGCCTGTGGCTCGACCCGAACGCCGAGCCGGACTACAGCGAGAAGCTGGAGCTCGACCTCTCCACCATCGTCCCGTCGCTGGCCGGCCCGAAGCGCCCGCAGGACCGGGTGCTGCTCAGCGAGGCCAAGGACGCGTTCCGCGACGCCCTGCCGAACTACGCCGCCCCGCACGGCCACGCCGACGAGGCCAGCGAGGAGTCCTTCCCGGCCTCCGACTCGCCGGCCAACGGCGTCGACGACGAGGCGGACAAGCCGCACCTGTTCAGCGCCGCGCTCGGCGCCGCCGGCCGCACCTCCAAGCCCACCCGGGTCAAGGGCGACGACGGCGTGGAGTACGAGCTGGACCACGGCGCGGTCGTGATCGCCGCGATCACCTCCTGCACGAACACCTCGAACCCGCAGGTCATGATCGGTGCCGCCCTGCTCGCCAAGAAGGCGGTGGAGAAGGGCCTGACCCGCAAGCCGTGGGTCAAGACCACCCTGGCTCCCGGCTCCAAGGTCGTCTCCGACTACTACGACCGGTCCGGCCTCACGCCGTACCTGGACAAGATCGGTTTCAACCTGGTCGGCTACGGCTGCACCACCTGCATCGGCAACTCCGGCCCGCTGCCCGAGGAGATCTCGGCCGCGATCAACGAGAACGACCTGACCGCGGTCAGCGTCCTCTCCGGCAACCGGAACTTCGAGGGCCGGATCAACCCGGACGTCAAGATGAACTACCTGGCGTCCCCGCCGCTGGTCGTGGCGTACGCGCTGGCCGGCTCGATGGACATCGACATCACCACCGAGCCGCTCGGCACCGGCTCGGACGGCAAGCCGGTCTACCTCAGCGACATCTGGCCGTCCGCGCAGGAGATCGACGAGGTCATCGCGCAGGCGATCGGCGCCGAGGGCTTCTCCACGGCGTACCAGGACGTCTTCGCCGGCGACGAGCAGTGGCAGTCGCTGCCCACCCCGACCGGTGACACGTTCGCCTGGGCCGAGGACTCCACCTACGTGCGCAAGCCCCCGTACTTCGAGGGCATGGCCGCCGAGCCGGCCCCGGTCGCCGACATCACCGGCGCGCGGGTCCTGGCCAAGCTGGGCGACTCGGTCACCACCGACCACATCTCCCCGGCGTCGTCCATCAAGGCCGACTCCCCGGCCGGCAAGTACCTGACCGAGCACGGTGTCCCGCGCGCCGAGTTCAACAGCTACGGCTCGCGCCGCGGCAACCACGAGGTCATGATCCGGGGCACCTTCGCCAACATCCGGCTGCGCAACCAGCTGGTGCCGGGCGTCGAGGGCGGTTTCACGGTCAACCACCTGACCGGCGAGCAGACCACCATCTACGACGCCTCGGTCGCCTACAAGGAGGCCGGCGTCCCGCTGGTCATCCTGGCCGGCAAGGAGTACGGCTCCGGCTCGTCGCGCGACTGGGCCGCCAAGGGCACCATGCTCCTCGGCGTCCGCGCGGTCATCGCCGAGAGCTACGAGCGCATCCACCGCTCCAACCTGATCGGCATGGGCGTGCTGCCGCTGCAGTTCCCGCAGGGGCAGAACGCCGAGTCGCTGGGCCTGACCGGCACCGAGACCTTCTCGTTCGCCGGCGTCACCGAGCTCAACGACGGCACCACCCCGCGCACCGTCAAGGTCACCACGGACACCGGCATCGCGTTCGACGCCGTGGTCCGGATCGACACCCCCGGTGAGGCGGACTACTACCGCAACGGCGGCATCCTCCAGTACGTGCTGCGCAAGATGCTCCGCGGCTGA
- a CDS encoding TetR/AcrR family transcriptional regulator: MPRVSQDQLDARRHEILTAARGCFARFGYEGATVRRLEEATGMSRGAIFHHFRDKESLFLAVAEDDAALMVETVARNGLVQVMRDLLDRAGTSDGDTAGWLGTQLEVSHRLRTDPAFAKRWAQRSAAIADATRERLQRQAEAGVLRKDVPVDVLTQFLELAYDGLVLHLATGRPPGDLARVLDLVEDAVRRH, translated from the coding sequence GTGCCCAGGGTAAGCCAGGACCAGCTAGACGCCCGCCGCCACGAGATCCTCACGGCGGCCCGCGGTTGCTTCGCGCGGTTCGGCTACGAGGGTGCGACAGTCCGCCGCCTGGAGGAGGCGACGGGCATGTCCCGCGGCGCGATTTTCCACCATTTTCGTGACAAGGAGTCGCTGTTCCTCGCGGTCGCCGAGGACGACGCGGCGCTGATGGTCGAGACCGTCGCGCGCAACGGCCTGGTGCAGGTGATGCGTGACCTGCTCGACCGGGCCGGCACCAGCGACGGCGACACCGCCGGCTGGCTCGGCACGCAGCTCGAGGTCTCGCACCGGCTGCGCACCGACCCGGCGTTCGCGAAACGGTGGGCGCAGCGCTCGGCCGCCATCGCTGACGCCACCCGGGAGCGCCTCCAGCGCCAGGCCGAGGCCGGGGTGCTGCGCAAGGACGTGCCCGTCGACGTGCTCACCCAGTTCCTCGAGCTGGCCTATGACGGGCTGGTGCTGCACCTGGCCACCGGCCGGCCGCCGGGTGACCTGGCCCGCGTCCTCGACCTGGTCGAGGACGCGGTCCGCCGCCACTGA
- a CDS encoding serine protein kinase RIO: MREHDSYGPATMRRGRRKFDDDEADFVKTGRLEPALHEDPDLPEVGDRWSTWDGALHGPQPRPDWVRTEHGAVDSELGVLKTGKEADVFLVRRWLPSTGETSMIAAKRYRDGEHRMFHRDAGYLEGRRVRRSREMRAMTNRTTFGKQMIAGQWAAAEFDALGRLWEIGQESGLVCVPYPVQLIGTEVMLEFIGDWETGEAAPRLAQVRSGDEQLEDLWRQMTDALSVLARAQVAHGDLSPYNTLVHDGRLVLIDLPQIVDVIANPRGAEFIVRDVTNVATWFRARGLAIDADELIDRLLLEAGLR, from the coding sequence GTGCGAGAGCACGACTCCTACGGCCCGGCGACCATGCGCCGCGGCCGTCGCAAGTTCGACGACGACGAAGCAGATTTCGTAAAGACCGGCCGGCTGGAGCCGGCCCTGCACGAGGACCCCGACCTGCCCGAGGTCGGTGACCGCTGGTCCACCTGGGACGGCGCGCTGCACGGCCCGCAACCCCGGCCCGATTGGGTACGCACCGAGCATGGTGCCGTGGACTCCGAGCTGGGTGTCCTCAAGACCGGCAAAGAGGCGGACGTCTTCCTGGTCCGGCGCTGGCTGCCCAGCACCGGCGAGACCAGCATGATCGCCGCGAAACGGTATCGGGACGGCGAGCACCGGATGTTCCACCGGGACGCCGGCTATCTCGAGGGCCGCCGGGTGCGCCGGTCCCGGGAGATGCGGGCGATGACCAACCGCACCACGTTCGGCAAGCAGATGATCGCCGGGCAGTGGGCGGCCGCCGAGTTCGACGCGCTCGGCCGGCTCTGGGAGATCGGCCAGGAGAGCGGGCTGGTCTGCGTGCCGTACCCGGTGCAGCTGATCGGCACCGAGGTGATGCTGGAGTTCATCGGCGACTGGGAGACCGGCGAGGCCGCTCCCCGGCTGGCCCAGGTGCGCTCCGGCGACGAGCAGCTCGAGGACCTCTGGCGGCAGATGACCGACGCGCTGTCGGTGCTGGCCCGGGCCCAGGTGGCGCACGGGGACCTGTCGCCGTACAACACGCTGGTGCACGACGGGCGGCTGGTGCTGATCGACCTGCCGCAGATCGTCGACGTGATCGCGAACCCGCGCGGCGCCGAGTTCATCGTCCGGGACGTGACCAACGTGGCGACCTGGTTCCGCGCCCGCGGGCTGGCGATCGACGCGGACGAGCTGATCGACCGGCTGCTCCTCGAGGCGGGCCTGCGATGA
- a CDS encoding helix-turn-helix domain-containing protein produces MSAVGQLLRTWRDDRRLSQLDLSGRAGVSARHLSFVETGRSRPTREMILRLAEELDVPLRQRNELLLAGGYAPAYSESDLDGTPLAVVLDGLRQVLIGHGPCPAVLIDRHWTMVDANPAIDRFTRDCAPELLEPPVNVLRLALHPDGLAPRIENLAEWRTHLLHRLDRQAAATADPVLRELRAEMSGYPGGELTGEPIGVVVPLRYAGLNFFSITSVLGTPRDVTLSELAIEAFLPADAATAAALGR; encoded by the coding sequence ATGAGCGCGGTAGGACAGTTGTTGCGGACCTGGCGGGACGATCGGCGGCTGAGCCAGCTCGACCTCTCCGGCCGGGCCGGCGTCTCGGCCCGGCATCTGTCCTTCGTGGAGACCGGCCGGTCGCGGCCGACCCGGGAGATGATCCTGCGGCTGGCCGAGGAACTGGACGTGCCGCTGCGGCAGCGCAACGAGCTGTTGCTGGCCGGCGGTTACGCACCGGCCTACTCCGAGTCCGATCTGGACGGCACCCCGCTGGCCGTGGTGCTGGACGGGCTGCGGCAGGTGCTGATCGGGCACGGGCCCTGCCCCGCGGTGCTGATCGACCGGCACTGGACCATGGTGGACGCCAACCCGGCGATCGACCGGTTCACCCGCGACTGCGCTCCCGAGCTGCTGGAGCCGCCGGTCAACGTGCTGCGCCTGGCCCTGCACCCGGACGGCCTGGCGCCCCGGATCGAGAACCTCGCCGAGTGGCGCACCCACCTGCTGCACCGCCTGGACCGGCAGGCCGCCGCGACCGCCGACCCGGTGCTCCGGGAGCTGCGCGCGGAGATGAGCGGCTATCCGGGCGGCGAGCTGACCGGCGAGCCGATCGGGGTGGTGGTGCCGCTCCGGTACGCCGGGCTGAACTTCTTCAGCATCACCTCGGTCCTCGGCACCCCGCGCGACGTGACCCTCTCCGAGCTGGCGATCGAGGCGTTCCTCCCGGCCGACGCGGCCACCGCCGCCGCTCTCGGGAGATAG
- a CDS encoding DUF2630 family protein: MDDNSVLSRIHGLVDEEHRLRRQLSQGQISSAEEHARLQELEEALDQCWDLLRRRRAARDVGNDPDAEQAHAVSEVENYLQ; the protein is encoded by the coding sequence ATGGATGACAACAGTGTGCTGAGCCGGATTCACGGCCTGGTCGACGAGGAGCACCGGCTGCGCAGGCAGCTGAGCCAGGGCCAGATCTCCTCCGCCGAGGAGCACGCCCGCCTCCAGGAGCTCGAGGAGGCCCTCGACCAGTGCTGGGACCTGCTGCGCCGGCGCCGGGCGGCCCGTGACGTCGGGAACGACCCGGACGCGGAGCAGGCCCACGCCGTCAGCGAGGTGGAGAACTACCTCCAGTGA
- the pulA gene encoding pullulanase-type alpha-1,6-glucosidase codes for MSWLIVHYHRPDGDYTGWSLHAWGDVAPGQEITFPGGHPFAGEDASGRFAWVRLADRAESVHFVAVRADGVKDVDLDRAVDVREHREIWLTSGDRRVALSGPPPGPDPGFAEIHYRRPDGDYSGWGLHFWEGVPRESRTPWRTPMAPSRFDAFGAVFRVPLAPDAVGLRYVLHRGEEKDLPADQRLDLTVAREVWLLAGTVEPIRPDLGTLGPERDPARALAVFVDRTTVALPEWFAARAATFELLGAGGPMALTPRPGGLFQAQSRRFPHLRAYRAFAVRELGDTALGDLLRDRLLVEGRAPGGELTARTAVQIAGVLDDLYLEAADADLGLTLDADQPRLAVWAPTARTVCLELFREPSGEPRVLAMERDDLTGVWSIPVKRKWLGRYYRYRVEVWHPAAQRIVTTSVTDPYSVSLATDSTHSHLVDLVHDHRPAGWDDLEKPAAVAPARMQIAEVSVRDFSIFDGSVPAAERGTYLAFTRSGSDGMRHLRSLAEAGLTHVHLLPVNDFATVPDRRADRAQPACDLASFPPDSAEQQRAVAAVADRDGYNWGYDPWHWTTPEGSYATDPAGGARILQLRRAVAALNAAGLRVVLDVVYNHTMGDGLDRFSVLDRIVPGYYHRLLADGSTAESTCCPNTATEHMMMGKLVIDSLVTWAQAYKIDGFRFDLMGHHPRSNILEARLALDHRVEGGRDICLYGEGWNFGEVAYDARFAQATQVNMAGTGIGSFNDRLRDAARGGGAFGDDPGVPGFATGLGSRTPGLVHDRLKVGLAGGLATYRFVTHDGVERSGAQVDYNGSPCGYAASPGETVNYVDAHDNEILYDAMAFKLPPGTRPVDRARMQVLALSLVVLGQGAGFVALGSERLRSKSLDRNSFDSGDWFNQIRWDPGQGNGFGLGLPPFADNGDKWDFARPLLADPALVPGAEVINLTAERYRELLRIRRSSPVFGLPTAEEVQRRLTFPLGGPAETPGVIVMCLDGTGLDERWRRIVVVFNATDEPTCQVVPVEEPLRPHPELTASADPVLRGASAVTKVDGAELSVPARQVAVFVSDLG; via the coding sequence GTGTCCTGGCTGATCGTGCACTACCACCGTCCTGACGGCGACTACACGGGGTGGTCGTTGCACGCGTGGGGCGATGTCGCTCCCGGTCAGGAGATCACGTTCCCGGGCGGCCATCCATTCGCCGGCGAGGACGCGTCCGGGCGCTTCGCCTGGGTGCGGCTCGCCGACCGGGCCGAGTCGGTGCACTTCGTCGCGGTCCGCGCCGACGGGGTGAAAGACGTCGATCTCGATCGCGCCGTCGACGTCCGCGAGCATCGCGAGATCTGGCTGACCTCCGGCGACCGCCGCGTCGCACTGTCCGGCCCGCCGCCCGGCCCGGATCCCGGCTTCGCCGAGATCCATTACCGACGCCCGGACGGCGACTACTCCGGGTGGGGCCTGCACTTCTGGGAGGGCGTCCCCCGGGAGAGCAGAACCCCTTGGCGTACGCCCATGGCACCGTCCCGCTTCGACGCCTTCGGCGCGGTGTTCCGCGTCCCGCTCGCGCCGGACGCCGTCGGCCTGCGCTACGTGCTGCACCGCGGCGAGGAGAAGGACCTCCCCGCCGACCAGCGCCTCGACCTGACCGTGGCGCGCGAGGTCTGGTTGCTGGCCGGCACGGTCGAGCCGATCCGCCCCGACCTGGGCACCCTCGGCCCGGAGCGGGACCCGGCCCGCGCCCTGGCCGTCTTCGTCGACCGCACCACGGTGGCGCTGCCCGAGTGGTTCGCCGCCCGGGCCGCCACCTTCGAGCTGCTCGGCGCCGGCGGTCCGATGGCGCTCACCCCGCGCCCGGGCGGGCTGTTCCAGGCGCAGAGCCGCCGCTTCCCGCACCTGCGGGCCTATCGCGCCTTCGCGGTGCGGGAGCTGGGCGACACCGCGCTCGGCGACCTGCTGCGCGACCGGCTGCTGGTCGAGGGCCGGGCCCCGGGCGGCGAGCTGACCGCGCGGACCGCGGTGCAGATCGCCGGCGTGCTCGACGACCTCTACCTGGAGGCCGCCGACGCCGACCTGGGCCTGACCCTGGACGCCGACCAGCCGCGGCTGGCGGTCTGGGCGCCGACCGCCCGGACCGTGTGCCTGGAGCTGTTCCGGGAGCCGTCCGGCGAGCCACGGGTGCTGGCGATGGAGCGGGACGACCTCACCGGGGTGTGGTCGATCCCGGTCAAGCGCAAGTGGCTCGGCCGTTACTACCGGTATCGGGTGGAGGTGTGGCACCCGGCCGCCCAGCGGATCGTGACGACGAGCGTCACCGATCCGTACTCGGTGTCGCTGGCGACGGACTCGACGCACAGCCACCTCGTCGACCTCGTCCACGATCACCGCCCGGCGGGCTGGGACGACCTGGAGAAACCGGCCGCCGTCGCGCCGGCCCGGATGCAGATCGCCGAGGTCTCGGTCCGCGACTTCTCCATCTTCGACGGCTCGGTGCCGGCCGCGGAGCGCGGCACCTACCTGGCCTTCACCCGGTCCGGTTCGGACGGCATGCGGCACCTGCGCTCCCTCGCCGAGGCCGGCCTCACCCACGTGCACCTGCTGCCGGTCAACGACTTCGCCACCGTCCCGGACCGCCGCGCCGACCGGGCCCAGCCGGCGTGCGACCTGGCGTCCTTCCCGCCCGACTCGGCCGAGCAGCAGCGCGCGGTCGCGGCGGTCGCCGATCGCGACGGCTACAACTGGGGTTACGACCCGTGGCACTGGACCACGCCGGAGGGTAGTTACGCCACCGACCCGGCGGGCGGCGCCCGGATCCTCCAGCTGCGCCGGGCGGTGGCCGCGCTGAACGCCGCCGGCCTGCGGGTGGTCCTCGACGTGGTCTACAACCACACGATGGGCGACGGCCTCGACCGGTTCAGCGTGCTGGACCGGATCGTCCCGGGCTATTACCACCGGCTGCTCGCCGACGGCAGCACCGCCGAGTCGACCTGCTGCCCGAACACCGCGACCGAGCACATGATGATGGGCAAGCTGGTCATCGACTCGCTGGTGACCTGGGCTCAGGCGTACAAGATAGACGGTTTTCGGTTCGACCTGATGGGACATCATCCGCGGTCGAACATCCTGGAGGCGCGGCTCGCCCTCGACCACCGGGTCGAGGGCGGGCGGGACATCTGCCTGTACGGCGAGGGGTGGAACTTCGGCGAGGTGGCGTACGACGCCCGGTTCGCCCAGGCCACCCAGGTCAACATGGCCGGCACCGGGATCGGGTCGTTCAACGACCGGCTGCGTGACGCGGCCCGCGGGGGTGGGGCGTTCGGTGACGATCCGGGGGTGCCCGGGTTCGCCACCGGGCTCGGCTCGCGCACACCCGGGCTGGTGCACGACCGGCTCAAGGTCGGGCTGGCCGGCGGGCTGGCGACCTATCGGTTCGTCACCCACGACGGGGTGGAGCGCAGCGGCGCCCAGGTCGACTACAACGGCTCGCCGTGCGGCTACGCGGCCTCGCCCGGCGAGACGGTGAACTACGTCGACGCGCACGACAACGAGATCCTCTACGACGCGATGGCGTTCAAGCTGCCGCCCGGCACCCGGCCGGTGGACCGGGCCCGGATGCAGGTGCTGGCGCTGTCGCTGGTGGTGCTCGGGCAGGGTGCCGGGTTCGTGGCGCTGGGCAGCGAGCGGTTGCGGTCCAAGTCGCTCGACCGCAACTCGTTCGACTCCGGCGACTGGTTCAACCAGATCCGCTGGGACCCCGGGCAGGGCAACGGGTTCGGCCTCGGGCTGCCCCCGTTCGCCGACAACGGTGACAAGTGGGACTTCGCCCGGCCGCTGCTGGCCGACCCGGCGCTGGTGCCCGGCGCCGAGGTGATCAACCTGACCGCCGAGCGGTACCGGGAGCTGCTCCGGATCCGGCGGTCGTCGCCGGTCTTCGGGCTGCCGACCGCCGAGGAGGTGCAGCGGCGGCTGACGTTCCCGCTGGGCGGCCCGGCCGAGACGCCCGGGGTGATCGTGATGTGCCTGGACGGGACCGGCCTGGACGAGCGCTGGCGGCGGATCGTGGTGGTCTTCAACGCCACCGACGAGCCGACCTGCCAGGTGGTCCCGGTCGAGGAGCCGCTGCGGCCGCACCCGGAGCTGACCGCCTCGGCGGACCCGGTGCTGCGCGGCGCCTCCGCGGTGACCAAGGTGGACGGCGCCGAGCTGAGCGTCCCGGCCCGCCAGGTCGCCGTGTTCGTGTCCGACCTCGGCTGA
- a CDS encoding HAD family hydrolase, whose translation MPLVFLALDDTLLDRSGAYRLWAKGFLDEIGASQDDLDWLVAVDADGLTSRWDLADQIRDRYQLRVPSIDLVDELYEGPLTYERLDPMVGCALEIAADAGLVPVVVTNGAAEQCEGRIRRTGLDRYVADWVISEEAGVSKPNPRIFALAAQRVRMRLAGAWVVGDSPEADIGGAAALGLPSVWLHRGREWMDTRFAPTRVVGNVIQGISAIMATR comes from the coding sequence GTGCCTCTAGTCTTCCTCGCCCTGGACGACACCCTGCTCGATCGCAGCGGTGCGTACCGGTTGTGGGCTAAAGGCTTCCTCGACGAGATCGGTGCATCGCAAGATGATCTTGACTGGTTGGTCGCCGTGGACGCCGACGGCCTGACCTCCCGGTGGGATCTCGCCGACCAGATCCGGGACCGCTACCAGCTGCGAGTCCCGTCCATCGATCTCGTCGACGAGCTCTACGAGGGACCGCTGACCTATGAGCGGCTCGACCCGATGGTCGGCTGCGCGCTGGAGATCGCCGCCGACGCCGGGCTGGTGCCGGTGGTGGTCACCAACGGCGCGGCCGAGCAGTGCGAGGGGCGGATCCGGCGGACCGGCCTGGACCGTTATGTCGCCGACTGGGTGATCTCGGAAGAGGCCGGGGTGAGCAAGCCGAACCCGCGGATCTTCGCGCTGGCCGCGCAGCGGGTGCGGATGCGGCTGGCCGGCGCCTGGGTGGTCGGCGACAGCCCGGAGGCCGACATCGGCGGGGCCGCGGCGCTCGGGCTGCCCAGCGTGTGGCTGCACCGGGGGCGGGAGTGGATGGACACCCGGTTCGCGCCGACGCGGGTGGTCGGCAACGTGATCCAGGGCATCTCGGCGATCATGGCGACCCGCTGA